The nucleotide sequence CCGGAACCTCGAAGCCGAAATGCGGATCCTTGCGGAACTCTGCCTCGCTGAGTGTGCCGTCCAGCGCTGAGGCTAGCAGAGCGCGTGTAGCCTTGATCGGCATACGTGAACCCGAGCCGTACGCGCCGCCTGTCCAACCTGTGTTGACCAGCCAGCAGGTAGCCCCGTGGCTTGCGATCTTTTCGCGCAGCAGGTTGCCATAGACTTCCGGACGGCGCGGCATGAAGGGGGCGCCGAAGCAGGTTGAGAAGGTCGGGATCGGCTCTGCCACGCCGCGTTCAGTACCGGGCGTCTTCGAGGTGAAGCCCGACAGGAAATGATACATCGCCTGTGCCGGTGTTAACCGCGAGATCGGCGGCATGACGCCGAAGGCATCGCAGGTCAGCATGATGATGTTTTTGGGATGGCCGCCCAGCGCGGACTCTGAGGCATTGGAAATGTAGTCCAGCGGATATGCACAGCGCATGTTGGGCGTTAGGCTGTCGTCTTCGAAATCAAGCTCCAGCGTGTCCTTGTCGAACACCATGTTCTCGATCACGGTGCCGAATTTCGACGTTGTGGCGTATATTTCCGGCTCTGCTTCCGGCGACAACGAGATCGTCTTGGCGTAGCAACCGCCTTCAAAGTTGAAAGTGCCACGATCGGACCAGCCATGTTCGTCGTCACCGATCAGCACGCGGCTTGGGTCTGCAGAAAGTGTCGTCTTGCCGGTGCCAGACAGGCCGAAGAAGATTGCGGTGTCCACAGGATTACCCGGCGCGTGGTTGGCCGAGCAGTGCATCGGCATCACGCCTTTTTCAGGCAGGATGTAGTTCAACAGGGTGAACACGGATTTTTTGTTCTCGCCCGCGTATTCCGTGCCACCGATCAGGATGAGATTGCGGTCGAAGTTCAGCGCGATCACGGTATCGGAACGACAGTCGTGACGGTCCGGATTAGCTTTGAAGGACGGACAGTTAATGATCGTGAAATCCGGTGCAAAGGTTTCCAGTTCCTCCTGCGCTGGGCGACGCAATAGGTGCCGGATAAACAACCCGTGCCATGCCAGTTCGGTGACCACACGCACATCCAGGCGGTGGGTCGGGTCCGCGCCACCAAACAGGTCCTGTACGAAGTAGTCGCGACCCTTCATATGCTCCAGCATGTCGTTGTAGAGGGTGTCGAAGCCCTCCGGCGACATCGGCGCGTTGGTGTCCCACCAGATGTTGTCCTCGACCGCAGCGGTACGAACGACGTGCTTGTCCTTGGGCGAGCGACCGGTGTATTTGCCCGTTTCCACGAGCAGCGCTCCGCCTTTGCCCAGCGTGCCTTCGTCACGCTTCAACGCTTCCTGCACGAGCGCCGGTTCGGTCAGGTTGTAATAGAC is from Qingshengfaniella alkalisoli and encodes:
- a CDS encoding phosphoenolpyruvate carboxykinase translates to MTSGRVNRNQKLEDQGISGLGSVYYNLTEPALVQEALKRDEGTLGKGGALLVETGKYTGRSPKDKHVVRTAAVEDNIWWDTNAPMSPEGFDTLYNDMLEHMKGRDYFVQDLFGGADPTHRLDVRVVTELAWHGLFIRHLLRRPAQEELETFAPDFTIINCPSFKANPDRHDCRSDTVIALNFDRNLILIGGTEYAGENKKSVFTLLNYILPEKGVMPMHCSANHAPGNPVDTAIFFGLSGTGKTTLSADPSRVLIGDDEHGWSDRGTFNFEGGCYAKTISLSPEAEPEIYATTSKFGTVIENMVFDKDTLELDFEDDSLTPNMRCAYPLDYISNASESALGGHPKNIIMLTCDAFGVMPPISRLTPAQAMYHFLSGFTSKTPGTERGVAEPIPTFSTCFGAPFMPRRPEVYGNLLREKIASHGATCWLVNTGWTGGAYGSGSRMPIKATRALLASALDGTLSEAEFRKDPHFGFEVPVSVPGVDDTLLDPRATWADADAYDAQARKLVEMFADNFEQYVAHIDEDVKAVAIG